Proteins from a genomic interval of Colletotrichum higginsianum IMI 349063 chromosome 6, whole genome shotgun sequence:
- a CDS encoding Duf1716 domain-containing protein encodes MSDVSELFKAGSAGKRKLDVVRDPTDRRKDEIYKSVKLSAADAVSRHTSAEDATEDNDAVAGPPLPPVDDEDGDYGPEMPPDDEEGRFFGGGITKQESEILDYVDGRGEESAAPEKIDASWVRKTALNFEKRITKNAELRAKFFDQPPKFIESEADLDAAIKDLSILAEHPELYPHFVKLGCVESLVGLLAHENTDIAIDAVEIIGELIDEDVNAADEDWDSLVDALLDADLIGLLVSNLSRLNEDDESDRSGVYHALSVIENLLSKTSNAEKVGQDTALVKWLLERAQRKESPVSQNKQYSTELLDIMANASPVTRRRLAEMDAVDVLLQLVSVYRKRDPEKGGEEEEYMENLFNALVCIVDEPEGKLKLLEAEGIELCLIMLKEGKMSKQPAMRLLVHSVNDDLSGELCRKVVDAGGLKVLFSLFKKTTQHQRGMTESLFEIFRSLLRFLPADSAERIRTLAKFVEKDYEKLNRLYECRRRYTSMLEAQNEKIRQERSGMDAEEAEASEGDWFLRRIDEGLYSVWNIDVALAWLIAEDVGAKKRIQKLLAADGKDLMTIKATLDEYRDGLDLDKPEHKDLAEMLTTLMDFVR; translated from the exons ATGTCCGACGTCAGCGAATTGTTCAAG GCTGGCAGCGCTGGAAAAAGGAAGCTTGACGTAGTACGAGATCCCA CTGACAGGAGGAAAGATGAAATATACAAATCAGTCAAGTTGAGCGCAGCTGATGCCGTCAGTCGACACACGAGCGCAGAAGATGCAACAGAAGATAATGATGCCGTAGCCGGGCCACCACTGCCACCTGTagatgacgaagacggtGACTACGGACCCGAGATGCCCCcggatgacgaagaaggccgctTTTTTGGCGGAGGAATCACAAAACAAGAGTCTGAGATTCTCGACTACGTAgacggccgcggcgaggaaTCTGCTGCCCCCGAAAAGATCGATGCTAGCTGGGTCCGGAAAACCGCACTGAACTTTGAAAAGCGCATCACGAAAAATGCCGAGTTGCGCGCAAAGTTCTTCGATCAGCCTCCAAAATTTATCGAGAGCGAGGCCGATCTCGACGCCGCTATCAAGGACCTCTCAATTCTGGCAGAACACCCAGAATTGTATCCCCACTTTGTTAAGTTGGGGTGCGTCGAGAGCCTGGTTGGCCTGCTGGCCCACGAAAACACAGATATCGCCATCGATGCTGTCGAAATAATTGGCGAGCTTatcgacgaggacgtcaaCGCAGCGGACGAAGATTGGGACTCCCTGGTGGATGCTCTCCTAGACGCTGATTTGATCGGCCTACTCGTGTCGAACCTCTCCCGCCTGAATGAGGATGACGAATCCGACCGCAGCGGCGTCTACCACGCCCTCAGTGTCATAGAAAATCTGCTCTCCAAGACGTCAAACGCGGAAAAAGTGGGACAGGACACTGCGCTGGTCAAATGGCTCTTAGAAAGGGCACAGCGGAAGGAATCTCCGGTCTCACAAAACAAGCAGTACTCCACGGAGCTTCTGGACATCATGGCGAACGCTTCACCAGTGACGCGGCGGAGACTAGCCGAGATGGATGCTGTCGACGTCCTGTTGCAGCTGGTTTCTGTGTACCGCAAACGCGACCCCGAAAAAggaggcgaggaagaagagtaCATGGAGAATCTATTCAACGCACTTGTTTGCATTGTAGACGAACCAGAAGGCAAACTCAAgcttctcgaggccgagggcatCGAGCTTTGCCTGATTATGCTCAAGGAAGGGAAGATGAGTAAGCAACCGGCAATGCGCCTTCTTGTGCACAGCGTCAACGACGATCTGAGTGGCGAGCTATGCCGAAAGGTAGTGGATGCCGGCGGTTTGAAGGTGCTCTTCTCTCTGTTCAAAAAGACAACGCAGCACCAGCGGGGGATGACGGAGAGCCTCTTCGAAATCTTCAGGTCCTTGTTGCGGTTTCTGCCTGCTGATTCTGCCGAAAGGATCCGGACACTAGCCAAGTTTGTCGAAAAGGATTACGAAAAACTGAATCGACTTTATGAGTGCAGAAGGAGGTATACGTCCATGCTCGAGGCACAGAACGAGAAAATCCGGCAAGAACGAAGTGGCATGGATGctgaagaggccgaggcttCAGAGGGCGACTGGTTCTTGAGGAGGATCGACGAAGGCCTTTACAGCGTTTGGAATATTGACGTCGCTTTGGCTTGGCTCATTGCCGAGGACGTTGgcgcgaagaagaggataCAGAAGCTACTGGCCGCCGACGGTAAAGATCTGATGACTATCAAGGCGACACTGGACGAGTACCGAgatggccttgacctcgacaAACCGGAGCACAAAGACCTGGCGGAAATGCTCACAACGCTCATGGACTTCGTGCGTTAG